In one Carassius carassius chromosome 48, fCarCar2.1, whole genome shotgun sequence genomic region, the following are encoded:
- the LOC132131155 gene encoding inhibitor of growth protein 5-like, whose product MATAIYLEHYLDSIENLPCELQRNFTLMRELDNRAEEKKCEIDKLAEEYIKNVRNLAPDQRVEHLQKIQNGFSKCKEYSDDKVQLAMQTYEMVDKHIRRLDADLARFENELKEKLDVSGYESPDSRTAKKARARGGLKEKRRTKGRARKSSDDDSPRKKKTKNRPEFSESILPVHPSDVLDMPVDPNEPTYCLCHQVSYGEMIGCDNTDCPIEWFHFACVDLTTKPKGKWFCPRCTQDRKKK is encoded by the exons ATGGCGACAGCGATTTATCTCGAACATTATCTCGATA GCATTGAAAACCTTCCCTGTGAGCTCCAGAGAAACTTCACACTCATGAGGGAACTTGACAACAGAGCCGAGG AAAAGAAATGTGAAATCGATAAGCTCGCAGAAGAATACATTAAAAACGTCCGGAATCTGGCTCCGGATCAGAGAGTGGAGCACCTGCAGAAGATCCAGAACGGATTCAGCAAATGCAAAGAATACAGCGACGACAAAGTGCAGCTCGCCATGCAGACGTATGAAATG GTGGACAAACACATCCGAAGGCTCGATGCAGATCTCGCTCGCTTTGAGAATGAGCTGAAGGAAAAGTTGGACGTCAGCGGCTACGAAAGTCCAGACAGCAGAACGGCCAAGA AGGCACGCGCTCGAGGAGGCCTGAAGGAAAAACGACGGACGAAAGGAAGAGCACGCAAATCTTCCGACGACGACTCGCCGCGGAAAAAGAAAACGAAGAACAG ACCTGAGTTCTCTGAGTCCATCCTTCCAGTTCATCCGTCAGACGTCTTAGACATGCCTGTTGACCCCAATGAACCCACGTACTGTCTGTGCCACCAAGTGTCTTACGGAGAAATGATCGGATGTGACAATACAGAT TGTCCCATTGAGTGGTTTCACTTCGCCTGCGTCGATCTAACAACGAAACCCAAAGGGAAATG GTTCTGTCCCCGATGCACCCAGGATCGGAAGAAGAAATGA